In the genome of Actinomadura graeca, one region contains:
- a CDS encoding right-handed parallel beta-helix repeat-containing protein translates to MTVKIDIKFVLGLLVGAVVVGALVILFTGKDDGDSKRTSGEGTVGPAKGGDEGGKVDEGDGGEGDGGTPESASKGPALALPVPGGAGKITCPRPTKTVSDARGLERALAEARPGDVIKMEAGRYTGKFVATASGTQDKPIFLCGGEDAVIDGGGIKKGYAFHLNKANYWRLIGFSVQNSQKGVMGDTTNGSVIQGLTVHDIGDEAIHLRNFSTGNTVQYNKIYNTGLRREKFGEGVYLGTAESNWGDVTGGKMDKSDHNVVRGNVIRATAEAIDIKEGTTGGKILGNVFDGSRTGGDKHNDSWVDVKGNGYLIEGNKGTKTPLDGFQTHEIVDGWGRGNIFRGNVIDLAGGRGVGINDTVGGNTIDCGNKVQGGRLTKKGSCS, encoded by the coding sequence ATGACGGTGAAGATCGATATCAAGTTCGTCCTGGGGCTGCTGGTCGGCGCGGTCGTCGTCGGCGCCCTGGTGATCCTGTTCACCGGGAAGGACGACGGTGACTCGAAGCGGACCTCGGGCGAGGGGACCGTCGGCCCGGCGAAGGGCGGCGACGAGGGAGGCAAGGTGGACGAGGGCGACGGCGGCGAGGGCGACGGCGGCACGCCGGAGAGCGCGTCGAAGGGCCCGGCCCTGGCCCTGCCCGTCCCGGGCGGCGCCGGCAAGATCACCTGCCCGCGTCCGACGAAGACCGTGAGCGACGCGCGCGGCCTGGAGCGGGCCCTGGCGGAGGCGCGGCCCGGCGACGTCATCAAGATGGAGGCGGGCCGGTACACGGGCAAGTTCGTCGCCACCGCGTCCGGCACGCAGGACAAGCCCATCTTCCTGTGCGGCGGCGAGGACGCGGTCATCGACGGCGGCGGGATCAAGAAGGGCTACGCGTTCCACCTGAACAAGGCGAACTACTGGCGGCTCATCGGGTTCTCCGTCCAGAACAGCCAGAAGGGCGTGATGGGGGACACCACGAACGGGTCCGTCATCCAGGGCCTCACCGTCCACGACATCGGTGACGAGGCCATCCACCTGCGCAACTTCTCCACCGGCAACACCGTCCAGTACAACAAGATCTACAACACGGGGCTGCGGCGCGAGAAGTTCGGCGAGGGCGTCTACCTCGGCACCGCCGAGTCGAACTGGGGCGACGTCACCGGCGGGAAGATGGACAAGAGCGATCACAACGTCGTCCGCGGCAACGTGATCCGCGCGACCGCCGAGGCGATCGACATCAAGGAGGGGACGACCGGGGGCAAGATCCTCGGCAACGTCTTCGACGGCTCCCGGACGGGCGGCGACAAGCACAACGACTCGTGGGTGGACGTCAAGGGCAACGGCTACCTGATCGAGGGCAACAAGGGCACCAAGACGCCCCTGGACGGCTTCCAGACCCACGAGATCGTCGACGGCTGGGGGCGCGGCAACATCTTCCGCGGCAACGTCATCGACCTCGCGGGCGGCCGCGGCGTCGGCATCAACGACACCGTCGGCGGCAACACGATCGACTGCGGCAACAAGGTCCAGGGCGGCCGGTTGACGAAGAAGGGCTCGTGCTCCTGA
- a CDS encoding UDP-glucose dehydrogenase family protein produces MNATESPRLTVIGTGYLGATHAICMAVLGFEVVGVDVDQRKIDRLASGEVPFFEPGLPELLSKALESGRLRFTTSFEEAGKFGDVHFVCVGTPQQPGSDAADLTYVDAAVRALAPHLDRRALVVGKSTVPVGTAARLTGVLHELAPAGTEVELAWNPEFLREGFAVDDTMRPDRLVFGVASDWADERLRAAFKPVLDLGTPVVRTDLATAELVKVAANSFLATKISYINAMAEVCEAVGADIKDLADSLALDDRIGGKFLRPGLGFGGGCLPKDIRAFAHRAEEIGVGQAVSFLREVDDINRRRRARTVDLVRELLGGQISGKRIAAWGAAFKPNSDDIRDAPALDVARTMHGLGGHVRVFDPAALDNARRAYPELRYGESALDAAEDADVVVLLTEWSDFREIEPDALARVVRHKRIVDGRHALDAVRWREAGWEYRALGRSL; encoded by the coding sequence ATGAACGCGACGGAGTCCCCGCGGCTCACCGTCATCGGCACCGGCTACCTCGGTGCCACGCACGCCATCTGCATGGCCGTGCTCGGGTTCGAGGTCGTCGGCGTGGACGTCGACCAGCGCAAGATCGACAGGCTGGCCTCGGGGGAGGTCCCGTTCTTCGAGCCGGGGCTGCCGGAGCTGCTCAGCAAGGCGCTGGAGTCGGGACGGCTGCGCTTCACGACGTCGTTCGAGGAGGCCGGCAAGTTCGGCGACGTGCACTTCGTGTGCGTCGGCACGCCGCAGCAGCCCGGCTCGGACGCCGCCGACCTCACCTACGTGGACGCCGCGGTCCGCGCCCTGGCCCCGCACCTGGACCGCCGCGCCCTCGTCGTCGGCAAGTCCACGGTCCCGGTCGGCACCGCCGCGCGGCTCACCGGCGTCCTGCACGAGCTCGCCCCCGCCGGCACGGAGGTGGAGCTCGCCTGGAACCCCGAGTTCCTCCGCGAGGGCTTCGCCGTGGACGACACGATGCGCCCGGACCGGCTCGTGTTCGGCGTCGCCTCCGACTGGGCGGACGAGCGGCTGCGCGCCGCGTTCAAGCCCGTCCTGGACCTCGGCACCCCCGTCGTGCGCACCGACCTCGCCACCGCCGAGCTGGTGAAGGTCGCGGCGAACTCGTTCCTCGCCACCAAGATCAGCTACATCAACGCGATGGCGGAGGTCTGCGAGGCCGTCGGCGCCGACATCAAGGACCTCGCCGACTCCCTCGCGCTCGACGACCGCATCGGCGGCAAGTTCCTGCGGCCCGGCCTCGGCTTCGGCGGCGGCTGCCTCCCGAAGGACATCCGCGCGTTCGCGCACCGCGCCGAGGAGATCGGCGTCGGGCAGGCCGTGTCGTTCCTGCGCGAGGTGGACGACATCAACCGCCGCCGCCGCGCCCGCACCGTGGACCTCGTCCGCGAGCTGCTCGGCGGCCAGATCTCCGGCAAGCGGATCGCGGCGTGGGGCGCGGCGTTCAAGCCGAACTCCGACGACATCCGTGACGCGCCCGCGCTGGACGTCGCGCGCACGATGCACGGTCTCGGCGGCCACGTGCGCGTCTTCGACCCCGCCGCCCTCGACAACGCCCGCCGCGCCTACCCCGAGCTGCGGTACGGCGAGAGCGCGCTGGACGCCGCCGAGGACGCCGACGTCGTCGTCCTGCTGACCGAGTGGTCGGACTTCCGGGAGATCGAGCCGGACGCGCTGGCCCGGGTCGTCCGCCACAAGCGCATCGTCGACGGCCGGCACGCCCTCGACGCCGTCCGGTGGCGCGAAGCGGGCTGGGAGTACCGCGCCCTCGGCCGGTCCCTGTGA
- a CDS encoding DMT family transporter, translated as MAWILVIVAGLFEVAMALCLKGSKGFTELLPSLGFLVFAVTSFGLLNLALKTLEVGTAYAVWVGIGAVGTAVLGMLVMGDDVSAVKIGALSLIIAGVVGLNLAGGGGH; from the coding sequence ATGGCTTGGATCCTCGTCATCGTCGCCGGCCTGTTCGAGGTCGCGATGGCCCTGTGCCTGAAGGGCAGCAAGGGCTTCACCGAACTCCTCCCGTCACTCGGCTTCCTCGTGTTCGCCGTCACCAGCTTCGGCCTGCTCAACCTCGCGCTGAAGACCCTGGAGGTCGGCACCGCCTACGCCGTGTGGGTCGGCATCGGCGCCGTCGGGACGGCCGTGCTCGGCATGCTGGTGATGGGCGACGACGTCTCCGCCGTCAAGATCGGCGCGCTGTCACTGATCATCGCCGGGGTCGTCGGGCTCAATCTCGCCGGGGGCGGCGGCCACTGA
- a CDS encoding sporulation protein, with protein sequence MVFKKLRQAMGIGGPSIETVLHDPNTTPGAVVTGEITIVGGQFNSDIKAVNLALRTRVEVESGDNEYTSNLEYSKMPVAGNFQLAEGARHSVPFQFPIPWEAPLTHMYGQPLHGTTVGLATELEVAGALDPGDLDPIAVHPLPAQERILAAFSNLGFRFRNADCEKGRIWGVHQELPFYQEIEFMPPPQFSRGINQLEVTFVSYPQAMEVVLELDKRGGLLSEGHDAFSRFTVDYASVGSVDWEQQLGGFLQDAGRRRGFF encoded by the coding sequence TTGGTCTTCAAGAAGCTGCGTCAGGCGATGGGTATCGGCGGCCCCTCGATCGAGACCGTGCTGCACGACCCGAACACCACGCCCGGCGCCGTCGTCACGGGCGAGATCACCATCGTCGGCGGCCAGTTCAACTCCGACATCAAGGCCGTCAACCTGGCGCTGCGCACGCGGGTCGAGGTCGAGTCGGGCGACAACGAGTACACCTCGAACCTGGAGTACTCCAAGATGCCCGTCGCGGGGAACTTCCAGCTGGCGGAGGGCGCGCGGCACAGCGTCCCGTTCCAGTTCCCGATCCCATGGGAGGCGCCCCTCACCCACATGTACGGGCAGCCCCTGCACGGCACCACTGTCGGCCTCGCGACCGAGCTGGAGGTCGCCGGGGCGCTCGACCCGGGCGACCTGGACCCGATCGCCGTCCACCCGCTGCCCGCGCAGGAGCGCATCCTCGCCGCGTTCTCCAACCTCGGCTTCCGGTTCCGCAACGCCGACTGCGAGAAGGGCCGCATCTGGGGCGTGCATCAGGAGCTGCCGTTCTACCAGGAGATCGAGTTCATGCCTCCGCCGCAGTTCTCGCGGGGCATCAACCAGCTCGAAGTGACGTTCGTCTCCTACCCGCAGGCGATGGAGGTCGTGCTGGAGCTCGACAAGCGCGGCGGGCTGCTGTCCGAGGGCCACGACGCGTTCAGCCGCTTCACCGTCGACTACGCGTCCGTCGGCAGCGTCGACTGGGAGCAGCAGCTCGGCGGCTTCCTCCAGGACGCCGGGCGGCGCAGGGGCTTCTTCTAG
- a CDS encoding SDR family oxidoreductase, producing MGTYLITGATGGIGAAVARLLRERGHDLILTGRSAGRLDELAKELRTGAHAATQLIDTTAPTGPASTRSIRTIQLDLSEPRRIEAALAMDGLPTRLDGLVHAAGVVHLSPVAELEADEWIAHLSVNLVSAAEMTRLLLPALRAAKGHVVFVNSTAGLRANPEWSAYAASKFGLRALADSLRHEERSLRVTTVYPGRTATEMQRSVRAQEGHPYAEDDFAAPATVARVLVGALETPRDAVVSDVTVRPH from the coding sequence ATGGGCACGTATCTCATCACGGGGGCGACCGGCGGCATCGGCGCCGCGGTCGCGCGGCTGCTGCGCGAGCGCGGCCACGACCTGATCCTCACCGGCCGCTCAGCGGGCCGCCTGGACGAGCTGGCCAAGGAGCTGAGGACCGGCGCGCACGCCGCGACCCAGCTCATCGACACGACGGCCCCCACGGGCCCCGCCTCCACCCGGTCCATCCGGACGATCCAGCTCGACCTGTCCGAGCCGCGCCGCATCGAGGCCGCCCTCGCCATGGACGGGCTCCCCACGCGCCTGGACGGCCTCGTCCACGCCGCCGGCGTCGTCCACCTGTCCCCGGTCGCGGAGCTGGAGGCCGACGAGTGGATCGCCCACCTGTCGGTCAACCTCGTCTCGGCCGCGGAGATGACGCGACTGCTCCTGCCCGCCCTCCGCGCCGCGAAGGGGCACGTCGTCTTCGTCAACTCGACGGCCGGGCTGCGCGCGAACCCCGAATGGTCGGCCTACGCCGCGAGCAAGTTCGGCCTCCGCGCCCTGGCCGACTCCCTCCGCCACGAGGAGCGGTCCCTGCGCGTCACCACCGTCTACCCTGGCCGCACGGCCACGGAGATGCAGCGCAGCGTCCGCGCCCAGGAGGGCCACCCCTACGCCGAGGACGACTTCGCGGCGCCCGCGACGGTGGCCCGCGTCCTGGTGGGGGCCCTGGAGACGCCCCGGGACGCGGTCGTCTCGGACGTCACCGTCAGGCCGCACTAG
- a CDS encoding rhomboid family intramembrane serine protease — MSYPPDRRRSEGLLETGARALAAALLVGGVAAAMWVLELFDVYANDQRLDQFGIQPRDVADLPDVFTAPFMHAGLAHLTANTLPFLVLGFLAAVRGIAKFLASTLIVIVVGGLGVWFTSSANTLGSSILIFGFFGYLVGRGLFERRLADIAIAVAVVAVYGTMLFGVIPSDPAISWQGHLFGLIGGVLGAWFLRRDTSAA, encoded by the coding sequence ATGAGCTATCCCCCTGACAGGCGACGCTCCGAAGGACTCCTCGAAACGGGCGCGCGGGCGCTGGCCGCGGCCCTCCTCGTCGGCGGCGTGGCCGCGGCCATGTGGGTGCTTGAGCTGTTCGACGTCTACGCGAACGACCAGCGGCTCGACCAGTTCGGCATACAGCCGCGGGACGTGGCCGACCTTCCCGACGTCTTCACCGCCCCGTTCATGCACGCGGGGCTGGCGCACCTGACGGCCAACACGCTGCCCTTCCTCGTCCTGGGGTTCCTCGCGGCGGTCCGGGGCATCGCGAAGTTCCTCGCGTCGACCCTGATCGTCATCGTGGTCGGGGGGCTCGGGGTGTGGTTCACCAGCTCGGCCAACACGCTCGGGTCCAGCATCCTGATCTTCGGGTTCTTCGGCTACCTCGTCGGGCGGGGGCTCTTCGAACGGCGGCTCGCCGACATCGCCATCGCGGTCGCCGTGGTCGCTGTGTACGGGACGATGCTGTTCGGCGTGATCCCGAGCGACCCGGCCATCTCGTGGCAGGGGCACCTGTTCGGGCTGATCGGCGGGGTTCTGGGCGCCTGGTTCCTGCGCCGTGACACTAGTGCGGCCTGA
- a CDS encoding WhiB family transcriptional regulator — protein sequence MHNEENEEHWSDHAICRGADPDLFFPIGYSVPVLQAQEEAAKAICANCPVVSDCLSWALKVGEPDGIWGGTTPEERRYLRRTAEAPARKRLPVIVVRGDASESEHASAA from the coding sequence ATGCACAACGAAGAGAACGAGGAACACTGGAGCGACCACGCCATCTGCCGGGGCGCTGATCCTGATCTGTTCTTCCCGATCGGGTACTCCGTGCCCGTCCTCCAGGCGCAGGAGGAGGCCGCCAAGGCGATCTGCGCCAACTGTCCGGTCGTATCGGACTGCCTGTCGTGGGCGCTGAAGGTGGGGGAGCCCGACGGCATCTGGGGCGGGACGACGCCGGAGGAGCGCCGCTACCTGCGCCGGACGGCCGAGGCGCCCGCGCGCAAGCGGCTGCCGGTGATCGTGGTCCGGGGGGACGCGTCGGAGTCCGAGCACGCCTCCGCCGCCTAG
- a CDS encoding GNAT family N-acetyltransferase — MTFREATADDLPQIVRLLADDPLGSARETPGEAAYFTAFTAIADDPNNTLVVAEVAGKIAGTLQLTFIPGLTYTGRERAQIEGVRVAAEHRGHGVGQALITWAITQARARGCRVVQLTTDRQRPDAIRFYQKIGFRPSHMGMKYHLTDT, encoded by the coding sequence GTGACCTTCCGCGAGGCGACGGCGGACGATCTGCCCCAGATCGTCCGGCTACTCGCCGACGATCCCCTCGGATCGGCCCGCGAAACACCGGGCGAAGCGGCCTACTTCACCGCCTTCACCGCCATCGCCGACGACCCGAACAACACCCTGGTCGTCGCCGAGGTCGCCGGAAAGATCGCGGGAACGCTCCAACTGACGTTCATCCCCGGCCTCACCTACACCGGCCGCGAACGCGCCCAGATCGAAGGCGTCCGCGTCGCCGCCGAACACCGCGGCCACGGCGTCGGCCAGGCCCTCATCACCTGGGCCATCACCCAGGCCCGGGCCCGAGGCTGCCGTGTGGTGCAACTCACCACCGACCGCCAGCGCCCCGACGCGATCCGCTTCTACCAAAAGATCGGCTTCCGCCCCTCCCACATGGGCATGAAATACCACCTCACGGACACCTAG